In a genomic window of Gambusia affinis linkage group LG04, SWU_Gaff_1.0, whole genome shotgun sequence:
- the zgc:66455 gene encoding uncharacterized protein zgc:66455, with protein sequence MPKRNSLNFPSTLLVFLLTFGELCEAQGNTEGVNRLPDGPKGDSSAFFALRSCHQLLNSDSGEFFSPDYLCSNPPLWCNWTIQVDPGKRIHLRLEDLTLEEACPLKQDQIHVDEPGAQSGGHKVLQKCWQEAKYTSSSNTLYVVLLIGGWPDPPYRGFYGHYQAFGPPVVYSPQEGSTGRRKESKRSPGLSEFEPLMNNVELENDDLVYDYYDQQLATAGLPWVPRGGDRGAEAVKNLHPSLKNNSRIYQSMAAPTAPTSTQRTFRSGRGATRSLSSQADSAGRSVIPPPQQRDELKPGNSTPIARKEKTVDTVSADGSSLNGQVSPDGLEEVADDRLRINQASDQQLSSSDGTETQKTDRKHHHPEMVEPQSEHKGNSNMKNKSESPHLPGDYLFEVAVEVNFSHDSEDSWDSLAQLLLLSVKTLISKQLEALQTRLSLSSKRIKRLNAGALYILWLQIGHGPGGVQIHRAVHSAMQGLLATGVNLRVNHRSAVIMSVSTADVNECGTQLVLCDANADCVNHFGTYACRCRAGFRDESHLGSGGTTCMEAQPAGCGSNLSSETKGVYILFFLLSSLILTLLAVSGTLYHRHHRRGFVVRCPSPPDPNNNHLQPDDSYSTPTDCDLPPPPPPARGGRESWAPGKERCPPVDLPLLRFSSLLPADGYIDPQESGKL encoded by the exons ATGCCTAAAAGGAACAGCTTGAACTTTCCAAGCACGCTGCTGGTGTTCCTGTTGACGTTTGGGGAACTTTGTGAAGCACAG GGGAACACAGAAGGAGTCAACAGGCTTCCAG atGGCCCTAAAGGGGACAGCAGTGCTTTCTTCGCCCTGCGGAGCTGCCACCAGCTGTTGAACAGCGACAGCGGCGAGTTTTTCTCCCCAGACTATTTGTGCTCCAACCCTCCTCTGTGGTGCAACTGGACCATTCAGGTGGATCCGGGAAAGAGGATTCATCTCCGCCTGGAGGACTTGACCCTTGAAGAGGCCTGTCCACTGAAACAGGACCAGATCCATGTGGATGAGCCTGGCGCCCAGTCAGGGGGCCACAAGGTGCTGCAGAAGTGCTGGCAGGAAGCCAAGTACACGTCGTCCTCCAACACTCTGTATGTGGTGCTCCTGATCGGCGGCTGGCCTGACCCTCCTTACCGAGGTTTTTATGGCCACTACCAAGCATTTGGACCGCCGGTGGTTTACAGCCCACAGGAAGGCTCAACAGGAAGACGCAAAGAGTCGAAACGTTCTCCTGGACTGAGTGAATTTGAGCCGTTAATGAACAACGTGGAGCTGGAAAACGATGATCTGGTGTATGATTATTATGATCAGCAGTTGGCGACTGCTGGGCTGCCCTGGGTGCCGCGGGGTGGAGACAGAGGTGCAGAG GCAGTTAAAAACCTCCATCCATCACTGAAGAACAACTCCCGTATCTACCAGTCCATGGCTGCACCTACGGCACCGACGTCCACCCAGAGGACGTTCCGGTCAGGAAGAGGAGCCACTCGCAGCCTTTCCAGCCAGGCCGACTCGGCCGGTCGCTCTGTAATCCCACCACCACAACAGCGTGATGAACTCAAACCTGGCAACAGCACTCCAATagcaagaaaagagaaaacggTGGACACTGTGTCTGCAGATGGGAGCAGTCTGAATGGTCAGGTCTCTCCTGATGGTTTGGAAGAAGTTGCAGACGACAGACTGCGGATCAATCAGGCGTCAGACCAGCAACTATCCTCTTCTGATGGCACAGAAACCCAGAAAACGGACCGCAAGCATCACCACCCTGAAATGGTGGAACCCCAGTCTGAACACAAAGGGAACT cgaacatgaaaaataaatcgGAGAGTCCACATCTGCCTGGTG ATTACCTGTTTGAAGTGGCTGTTGAGGTGAATTTCAGTCACGATTCGGAGGATTCCTGGGACAGTCtggctcagctgctgctgctgtcagtaAAGACTTTG atcaGCAAACAGCTGGAAGCTCTTCAGACACGACTTTCCCTCTCGTCAAAAAGAATTAAGAG GCTGAATGCAGGAGCACTCTACATCCTTTGGCTGCAGATCGGTCATGGGCCTGGAGGCGTGCAGATCCACAGGGCCGTCCACTCAGCCATGCAGGGGCTCCTCGCCACAGGCGTCAACCTGAGAGTCAACCACAGGAGCGCCGTCATCATGTCTGTGTCCACGGCAG ATGTGAATGAATGTGGGACCCAGCTGGTTCTGTGTGACGCTAACGCAGACTGTGTGAACCACTTTGGTACATACGCCTGCCGCTGCAGAGCAGGCTTTAGGGACGAGTCCCATCTGGGATCCGGGGGAACCACCTGCATGGAAGCACAGCCAGCAG GTTGCGGATCCAACCTGTCCTCGGAGACTAAAGGGGTCTACATCCTGTTCTTCCTGCTCAGTTCCCTTATCCTGACGCTGCTGGCGGTGTCCGGCACGCTCTATCACCGCCATCACCGCAGAGGCTTTGTAGTCCGCTGCCCTTCCCCACCCGACCCAAACAACAACCATCTCCAGCCTGACGACAGCTACTCCACTCCCACTGACTGTGATCTGCCCCCTCCGCCTCCACCTGCaagaggaggcagagagagctGGGCCCCAGGGAAGGAGCGCTGCCCCCCTGTGGATCTGCCTCTGCTGCGCTTCAGCTCTCTGCTCCCTGCAGACGGCTACATCGACCCACAGGAGAGCGGAAAGTTGTAA
- the b3gnt2a gene encoding N-acetyllactosaminide beta-1,3-N-acetylglucosaminyltransferase 2a isoform X1 — protein sequence MFLHIPIHSAYTIHGAHMPLGRKKGKVLCMLMMINILICVLVGVSWKIGHKGSPEAIQIPSERFWSRTLMSKSFWNKEQQRLDIFNNPLINSELFGGSFIALPDWLNDTGPLDPCEADYRVARQVLDYNTLPKRFQDFLLYMRCRMYPMLINQLHVCDEKPFLLLVVKSLIPHFDRRQAIRQTWGHAGFLANRSVATVFLLGSTSSVDNFPDLQEMVNHEAKLHKDLLQWDYRDTFFNLTLKEVLFLEWFSTHCPHAQYILKGDDDVFVNTLQIIDFLGGLSEGNAKDLFIGDVIKNAGPHRDRKLKYFIPESVFVGQYPPYAGGGGYLLSGDLAIRLSNISQQVVLYPIDDVYTGMCLEKLGLAPTKHPGFRTFDIEEKYRDNPCIYRSLMLVHSRTPQEMLDIWPWIVHPELSCQ from the exons ATGTTTCTGCATATTCCTATTCATTCTGCCTATACT aTTCACGGTGCACACATGCCATTGGGCCGGAAGAAAGGAAAGGTCCTTTGCATGTTGATGATGATCAACATCTTGATCTGTGTTCTGGTGGGCGTTTCGTGGAAAATTGGGCACAAAGGCAGTCCGGAGGCAATTCAGATTCCATCCGAGAGGTTCTGGAGCCGAACGTTAATGAGCAAATCCTTCTGGAACAAGGAACAGCAGCGCTTGGACATATTTAACAACCCGCTTATCAACTCGGAACTCTTTGGAGGCTCCTTCATTGCTCTGCCAGATTGGCTTAATGATACCGGACCTCTTGACCCATGTGAAGCGGATTACCGGGTCGCAAGGCAGGTTTTGGACTATAACACTCTACCAAAGCGGTTCCAGGACTTTCTTTTATACATGCGCTGTAGGATGTATCCGATGCTGATAAATCAGCTCCACGTCTGCGATGAAAAACCCTTCCTTCTGCTGGTGGTCAAGTCACTGATACCGCATTTCGACCGGCGCCAGGCCATTCGCCAGACATGGGGACACGCTGGCTTCTTAGCCAATCGGAGTGTGGCAACCGTGTTCCTACTTGGCAGTACTTCATCGGTGGACAACTTCCCTGACCTGCAGGAGATGGTAAACCACGAGGCAAAGCTTCACAAAGACCTGCTGCAGTGGGACTACAGGGACACGTTCTTCAACCTCACCCTTAAAGAAGTCCTTTTTCTAGAGTGGTTCAGCACGCACTGTCCTCACGCTCAGTATATTCTCAAGGGTGACGACGACGTCTTTGTTAACACCTTACAAATTATTGACTTCCTGGGAGGCTTGTCTGAGGGCAACGCCAAAGATTTGTTCATAGGTGATGTTATCAAGAATGCAGGTCcccacagagacagaaaactgaagtattttattCCTGAGAGTGTGTTTGTGGGGCAGTACCCGCCCTACGCTGGCGGTGGAGGCTACCTGCTCTCTGGGGATTTAGCAATACGTCTTTCCAACATTTCTCAGCAGGTGGTCTTGTATCCCATTGACGATGTCTACACTGGGATGTGTCTGGAGAAGCTGGGCCTGGCGCCTACAAAGCACCCTGGATTTAGGACGTTTGACATTGAAGAGAAGTACAGGGACAACCCATGCATCTACAGAAGCCTGATGCTGGTTCACAGTCGAACACCACAGGAGATGCTGGATATCTGGCCGTGGATTGTTCACCCTGAGCTGAGCTGCCAGTGA
- the b3gnt2a gene encoding N-acetyllactosaminide beta-1,3-N-acetylglucosaminyltransferase 2a isoform X2 → MPLGRKKGKVLCMLMMINILICVLVGVSWKIGHKGSPEAIQIPSERFWSRTLMSKSFWNKEQQRLDIFNNPLINSELFGGSFIALPDWLNDTGPLDPCEADYRVARQVLDYNTLPKRFQDFLLYMRCRMYPMLINQLHVCDEKPFLLLVVKSLIPHFDRRQAIRQTWGHAGFLANRSVATVFLLGSTSSVDNFPDLQEMVNHEAKLHKDLLQWDYRDTFFNLTLKEVLFLEWFSTHCPHAQYILKGDDDVFVNTLQIIDFLGGLSEGNAKDLFIGDVIKNAGPHRDRKLKYFIPESVFVGQYPPYAGGGGYLLSGDLAIRLSNISQQVVLYPIDDVYTGMCLEKLGLAPTKHPGFRTFDIEEKYRDNPCIYRSLMLVHSRTPQEMLDIWPWIVHPELSCQ, encoded by the coding sequence ATGCCATTGGGCCGGAAGAAAGGAAAGGTCCTTTGCATGTTGATGATGATCAACATCTTGATCTGTGTTCTGGTGGGCGTTTCGTGGAAAATTGGGCACAAAGGCAGTCCGGAGGCAATTCAGATTCCATCCGAGAGGTTCTGGAGCCGAACGTTAATGAGCAAATCCTTCTGGAACAAGGAACAGCAGCGCTTGGACATATTTAACAACCCGCTTATCAACTCGGAACTCTTTGGAGGCTCCTTCATTGCTCTGCCAGATTGGCTTAATGATACCGGACCTCTTGACCCATGTGAAGCGGATTACCGGGTCGCAAGGCAGGTTTTGGACTATAACACTCTACCAAAGCGGTTCCAGGACTTTCTTTTATACATGCGCTGTAGGATGTATCCGATGCTGATAAATCAGCTCCACGTCTGCGATGAAAAACCCTTCCTTCTGCTGGTGGTCAAGTCACTGATACCGCATTTCGACCGGCGCCAGGCCATTCGCCAGACATGGGGACACGCTGGCTTCTTAGCCAATCGGAGTGTGGCAACCGTGTTCCTACTTGGCAGTACTTCATCGGTGGACAACTTCCCTGACCTGCAGGAGATGGTAAACCACGAGGCAAAGCTTCACAAAGACCTGCTGCAGTGGGACTACAGGGACACGTTCTTCAACCTCACCCTTAAAGAAGTCCTTTTTCTAGAGTGGTTCAGCACGCACTGTCCTCACGCTCAGTATATTCTCAAGGGTGACGACGACGTCTTTGTTAACACCTTACAAATTATTGACTTCCTGGGAGGCTTGTCTGAGGGCAACGCCAAAGATTTGTTCATAGGTGATGTTATCAAGAATGCAGGTCcccacagagacagaaaactgaagtattttattCCTGAGAGTGTGTTTGTGGGGCAGTACCCGCCCTACGCTGGCGGTGGAGGCTACCTGCTCTCTGGGGATTTAGCAATACGTCTTTCCAACATTTCTCAGCAGGTGGTCTTGTATCCCATTGACGATGTCTACACTGGGATGTGTCTGGAGAAGCTGGGCCTGGCGCCTACAAAGCACCCTGGATTTAGGACGTTTGACATTGAAGAGAAGTACAGGGACAACCCATGCATCTACAGAAGCCTGATGCTGGTTCACAGTCGAACACCACAGGAGATGCTGGATATCTGGCCGTGGATTGTTCACCCTGAGCTGAGCTGCCAGTGA